AACAAGTCAGACCCAAGGTGTCCCCATGGTCTTGAGCAATATGGTGCTTAAAAGCATAAATCCTTAGCTGAGGGTTGTGGCACAGGTCTGGAATTCTAGCACTGATGAGTCTCAGGTGGAAATTTCTACACGTTCACGGTCAGCCTTGGATATGTAGCAAAATCTTGctccaaaatacaaacaaaatacacCCATAAGCTCTAAAGCCAAGTTCAGATTGGTACCCCATaagatgtgtcaccttgtatgtgtAACTTACCCTTGGTCTCTGTTTCTTCAAGTCCTATTTCGCAGCTTCTGTGTACTGACTTGGTGATTTAGTCCTTATAAATTACCTGAAAGAGTCTGTGGCACGAGGTAAATATTTTAGTGGTTATAACTAAGCCCATCAGCATCAGCATTATTATACCATTATTACCACTGCTCATATTGACTTCTGTCTGGTGCATCAGATCAGCTGTAGAAGACCAGATCGTGAAAAGGAAGCAATTCTTTCTAGACTCTTTGCTCCAGTGGTTAAACTGCCCATGGTTAAACATGTGCAGAAAGCCTTGATCCTTAAGGCTTCTATCTTTTGTCCATGAATATGCAACTCACTATCAGGGGGTCTAATCAGTTTGAGACCTTGAGCACGTTCATGGCTGAGTACTCAAGCACTCAGTGTTCACCTCGACACTCAGTAATTAATTAATGCccagtcccagcccttggggtaGGTGGGCTCAGAACCTCTCAAGTCTAACCCAACATATAAGAGCGGTCTCTAccatcttctctccttcctgctgCTCCCTGCAACATGGAGACTGCTAGGCTGAGATTGCTCCTGGGAATCTTCATCTTCTGCTCACTAAGCACCCTGATCCTGAGTGGGATCGATGGAATTCTTGAGTTCATCTACAGATCCTCCAAAGGTATGGCGTTAAGACAGAAGAGAAGGCAAAAGGCCAATTATGAATGAGGAAAATTGCGATGAGTGAAGGACCATCTGGGCGGGTCAGAAAGGTTCTCTTTTGCGCAAGTATCTGTACACGCTCGGTCCCCTGGCTCAGGGCACTGCTTAAACCAGACAGCTTGTAGgtcttgaatatattttatttttgtttatttatttatttacttgagagagaaagaggcagagagagaaagagagagaatgggcgcagcagggcctccagccactgttaacgaactccagacacatgtgccaccttgcgcatctggcttatgcggatcTTGGAGAaatgaaactggatcctttggctttgcaggcaagcaccttaaccactaagccagctctctccagcctgcttgtagctcttaaatcagaaaaaaaaaaaaaaaaaatatatatatatatatatatatatatatatatatatatatatatatatatatatataaaattcaaatatgtACCTTCCAGATAGAAAGCTGTTTTGCAGGCAGTCTAAAACACTGGAGCCATTTTGAAGTAGGGGTTTTGTGAAAATTTCAAGTGTATACTTGGGACGAGGGAGAAGAGGTTGGATACTTAGAATATTGAGGCATTTTCAACATATGAAATGGCTCTGGGCATGGAGAAAATTTTTAAACATGTGGTTTCTACAGAAGCTTGCAAGGTAAATATGGACAGCAATGAAAGTTTCTTCCGTAGAGTGTGTGTACAGACACAGCACCCCCAGAGCTTGAGAAAGTGGCTTAAGTCGGGTTCGCATGTCAGCCCTGGCCGCTTAGCGCACGTGTGTCCTTAGACAAGTCACTGAACCGGTCAGCCTCCCTCCGCCTCACGCGCAAAATGAAGACTGTCGCCAGCTCTCACTTCCCAGGGTGTTTCTGAATATGAAAGCAGATGTCATATGTAACGGTGCCTAGGTAGGTGGTCCTCCCGGGGTAATTTCCAGACTGGCAACTTGAGAAAGGCAGGCAGCAGCCACCGGGTTGCCAATGCAATCATGACTGTGGTTATTTCAACCGCTTCCACCAACACTCACCAccaatcaaaagagaaaaaaaaaaaaaatgaaaaatgcctCGAGGAAGATAAGAAAGGAAAAACTGACAAAGTATGAGGACCACCTTCATGGTCCCGCAGCTACCTCGAGGACAGCAGCCGGCAGAGTGGCCTAAATTTTGAAGTGCAGATAGCGTAATGAAAAGTGAGGTGTGGGGCTCAGAATTGTGGGTTGTTCAGGGGCAGTTGATAGGATAGGAAAATGAAAAGTCTGGAAAAGCAGAACGGCACACTGTGGGGCGTAAGACACGCAGTGAGGGGCCCCCTCATCACTCCGCCCAAGCTGGTGATGGGCCAGGGCCACCAACCTGGACTTGTCAACATGTTGCCGGTCACAGGGCCAACTTTTCTGGGGGGCTCAAATTCCAAGAAGAAAGCAGGCATTTGTCAGTGTCTCCCAAGGAGGGGCTGCTCCGAAGCTCGCCCAAGGCCTTTGTGAAGGGCTTTCCCGCTGACAGCCCCCTCACCTCCCCCTAACCACGCGGGAACTTCGGGTGCAGATCCCTGCGCCTTGGAGGTGCGCCCGGGCAGCTGTGACGAAGTACAGCGCAGATACTTCTACAACAAAACCGCCAAGGCCTGCGGGAGCTTTCTCTTCACTGGCTGCGGTGGCAACCTCAACAACTTCAAGATCAAAATGGAATGTGAGGTCGCTTGCCTGGAAGAGCACCAGGGACGGTAAGGGATCCAAATCCATCCCGGGTCTTCTGGGGAATGAATGACAGGAAGAGGGTCGGTCTGACTTTGGGATGGGAGGGGAGGTTGATCGATCGGATGAAAAGGTTTAGCGGTTGGATTGGATCTCAGGATCGTTTTCTCAGGGAGAAAACTGTTGCCACCGTCTACTGAACAATAGTATTGCACTAAGCAAtgaccatatgcacacacaattgaaaatgaagatagataggctggagagatggcttatcagttaaggcgtttgcttgggaagcctaaggactcaggttcgattccccagtacccatgtaagccagatgcacaaggtgcaaggtggcgcatgtgtctggagtttgttttctagAGATcctgacacaaccattctctctctctctctctccctccctctctctcaaataaataaatattaaaaattaaaatagaggggagggagggtattaccatgggatattttttataatcatggaaaatgttaataaaaattgcgaaaagaaaaaaaattaaaatagcagggcgtggtggtgcacgcctttaatcccagcactcgggaggcagaggtaggaggatcgccatgagttcgaggccatcctaagactacacagtaaattccaggtcagcctgagctagagagagacactaactcaaaaaaaaataaaataagctgagcatgatggcgcacgcctttaattccagcactcgggaggcagaggtaggagggtcgccatgagttcaaggccaccctgagagctagagtgagaccctacctcgaaagacaaaacaaaaaaattaaaatagatttaCAGTAGGTGGCTATTACAATTTTCATGTGACAGGTGAAGAAACCAAACCCAACAGAAGTGACCAACAGCTCTGTGGAGCCTATCGAGGCTGCACTGTGGCTGAGTTTCATGAGAGTGAGATGTAGAGCAGCCTTGTGAGTGGCTCTAAGGCATGAATTTTGTTTGACCATTTTATATTCCTAGAGATTCCTTGCAGTACCTGGCATATTGTGGGCAATGAAAACTTTCTGGATGCATGAAACAGTGAGAGATTAATCAATGGACTGGAAGGAACACTAACAGAAAAGGAAGTCTTTAGACTTATCCTAAGACAAAAATGACCTACACTGACCCAAAGAAgacgtttttatttttaatgttttagtttttacttatttactagagggagggggagggaggaagggagaaaatgggcgtggAAGAGCCtccacgaactccagatgcatgttccaccatgtgcatctggcttacatgggatctgagaaatcgaacctgggtccttgggcttcaaaggccagcatcttaaccactaagccatctctccagcccaaagaagacTTTTTAAAACCTGAAACATGAAtgtgttttgtttctctctctgtgtctctttctgtctgtctttctctatcaggCAGAACCAATGAGGAAATACGAATACATGGAGCTTCTTGGAGATGtgtaccatctgaaaagacataAAGCTGTAAGAAAATTCAGAACAAGGTGGAGATCTTTGTAAAGTTTCCATAATCCTGGAAACTTCTGTTTACTATTTTCCTGTTCCCAGTTTTGTCTTTTGTGAAAAAATACATATAGCTGTATGCCCATTAAAATGAAGagtcttttggggctggagagatggcttagtggtacaagccaaaggacccaggttcatgtcccagtacccatgtaaagccagatgcataagatggcacatgcatctggaattaatttgcagtgcctagaggccctgtcatacccattgtttctctatcttcctctctcaaataaataaataaaatatttttaaattatttttcttcaatgaaAGAGTCTTTTGTCAGCCCTCCGTCTCTCCCCTTGCCTTAACCAGAGAATGTCATTTGGTCTCACATATTAGATCTTCTCCTACTCACACGTGGACACAATGCTGAAGCCATCCCAGCATAACTGGCCAAATTCATATAGACTTATATCACACACAGAGACACTCACACACGATCAAATTGAGCTGACCAGTGGGATCAAGGACTAAAGCCATGCTCCTTTTTTATatattgcttgtttatttatttttacttatttgatggggggggagagcgggcacaccagggcttccagccactgcaaacaaactccagacgcatgcaccactttgtgcatctggctaacgtgggttctggggaatcaaacctggctcgttaggtttcacaggcaagcgcgccttaactgctgagccatctctccagcccgcatgctCCTTTTTGACCTGGAAACCAGATGTAGCAGTGAGCCCCACACTTACATGCCTGTTCCTTCACTATACAGATTTTTCTTTGTCAGGTTTCCTGACTCATGGCACTTCATCCATGAAGTCTAGTTTATTCAACTGACTTCCTCATCTACACTTCATCTAAGAGTAATTAAGTAGTCTCCAGGAGAGGGACGATGGAAGCTTGACTTGGTTGCTGTCAGTCTTCCTGGAAAAAGAACCCTCACCTTCAGCCTGGTAACACATTAGTCACCCAAGCTCTGAATCTCAAagcttctttttaaacatttatttatttatttatttatttattacttatttgaagagagaaagaggcagatagagaatgggcacttgtatgcccattccctttgtcttgctctctctctctctctcactatgtacacatatatacacttcCACTCACACGTATACCCAATGCTGAAACCATCCCTGCATAACTGGCCAAATTCATATAGACTTATTATATCACCCACACAGACACCCACACACAATGAAATTGAGCTGATCAGTGGGATCAAGGACTAAAGCCATGCTCCTGTTTTAAATattgctttatttacttattatttgagagagagagagagaatgggcacaccagggcttccagccactgcaaacaaactccagatgcatgcaccaccttgtgcatctggctatatatctggggaaatatatatatatctttctctctctcaatatctcaaataaatgaatacataaaatattgaaaaaaagagaacaaatgacaataaatgctagccaaggatgtgaggaaagagaagCCCTTATTCACCACTAATGGGAATTCAAACCTGTGCAGCTGCTATGCAGCATGGGAGTTTCTCAAAACACTGAAACCAGAGAACTACCATATGACTGCTGGATATATACACACTCAGAGCTACTTGCACACCCATTTTTATAAGTGCACTAGTCACAACAGCCAGGAAGTGAGACCAGCTTGAGTGTCCGTCAACAGATGAACAGGTAATGAACGCAGCAGAATTTTATTCATCCATAAAGAAAAGCACATTtgccagaaaatggatggaattggaaattATTAACTTTAGAAAAgtatcctagggctggagagctggcttagcagttaagatgtgcccattctctctctatctgcccctttctctccctctgtcttctttctctctttccctccctctctccctttctcaaataaataataaaataaaaagaagcaaagaaaaatgatggTAACAAAATAAATGTGGTATGAAAGCAAAAGGGGGAGTAGTTGTGGGAGGAAGGGTACCAGGCGAGGGGAGGGGTCTGGGGGAGCATGTGAGAGGATGAATGGAAGCAGAGTATATATGAAAATTCCatcatgaaacccattactttgtacactaagttttttttaattttggggtttttttttatttatttgagaatgacaaacatacagagagagaaagaggcagatagagagagagagagaatgggcgcaccacggtctccagccactgaaaacaaactccagatgcatgcacccccttgtgcatctgacttacttgggtcctggggaatagagcctcgaactggggtccttgggcttcacaggcaagcgcctaaccgctaaggcatctctccagcccctgtatactAAGTTtttaactaataaaaacaaagaca
Above is a window of Jaculus jaculus isolate mJacJac1 chromosome 8, mJacJac1.mat.Y.cur, whole genome shotgun sequence DNA encoding:
- the Spint4 gene encoding kunitz-type protease inhibitor 4 yields the protein METARLRLLLGIFIFCSLSTLILSGIDGILEFIYRSSKDPCALEVRPGSCDEVQRRYFYNKTAKACGSFLFTGCGGNLNNFKIKMECEVACLEEHQGR